The following coding sequences are from one Streptomyces venezuelae window:
- a CDS encoding sensor histidine kinase — MSRRQPRGPRLPAWTATLTWKAAVFITVMCCALAALLGALVHVSVTNQTVGQARDRALSHLDEVTERYEAGDRLGPGAGVDPVGLPSRLRELAVSGQRGTMVAAHESRPTMWAAGPADGGRAIAVQVDYAQGARTIDGLDRAILGSSVLAIGATLLVGAFAVTRVTRRLHQTAQVARRISAGDLDARVEDPHARPDDTGFPRHQDEVAAVAGALDTMASTLQGKLLSEQRFTADVAHELRTPLTGLHAAAELLPPGRPTELVRDRVAALRTLTEDLLEISRLDAKSEAVDLDAHHLAPLAERVVRSSGEGTELVVVRDVCVDTDRRRLERVLGNLVTNAHKHGRSPVVVTVDGPVVSVRDHGDGYPEYLVEHGPQRFRTEGTSKGTSKGHGLGLTIALGQAAVLGARLTFSNAADGGAVATLRLPYETTGDGEETGAAHDGT; from the coding sequence ATGAGCCGCCGTCAGCCGCGCGGACCGCGGCTCCCCGCCTGGACGGCGACCCTCACCTGGAAGGCCGCCGTCTTCATCACCGTCATGTGCTGTGCGCTCGCCGCGCTGCTCGGCGCGCTCGTGCACGTCTCGGTGACCAACCAGACCGTGGGCCAGGCCCGCGACCGCGCCCTCTCCCACCTCGACGAGGTCACCGAGCGGTACGAGGCGGGCGACCGGCTCGGCCCCGGCGCGGGCGTCGACCCGGTGGGCCTGCCCTCGCGGCTGCGCGAGCTCGCGGTGAGCGGGCAGCGCGGCACGATGGTCGCCGCCCACGAGTCACGGCCGACGATGTGGGCGGCGGGGCCCGCCGACGGGGGCCGCGCCATCGCGGTCCAGGTCGACTACGCGCAGGGTGCCCGCACCATCGACGGACTCGACCGGGCGATCCTCGGCTCCTCGGTCCTCGCCATCGGGGCGACGCTGCTGGTCGGCGCGTTCGCGGTGACGCGGGTGACGCGGCGGCTGCACCAGACGGCGCAGGTGGCCCGGCGGATCAGCGCGGGCGATCTGGACGCGCGCGTCGAGGACCCGCACGCGCGGCCCGACGACACGGGTTTCCCGCGCCACCAGGACGAGGTGGCCGCGGTCGCCGGGGCCCTGGACACGATGGCGTCCACGCTGCAGGGCAAGCTCCTGAGCGAGCAGCGGTTCACCGCGGACGTGGCGCACGAGCTGCGCACCCCGCTGACCGGGCTGCACGCGGCGGCGGAGCTGCTGCCGCCGGGGCGGCCCACCGAGCTGGTGCGGGACCGGGTCGCCGCGCTGCGCACGCTGACCGAGGACCTCCTGGAGATCTCGCGGCTCGACGCGAAGAGCGAGGCGGTGGATCTGGACGCCCATCACCTCGCTCCACTGGCGGAGCGGGTGGTGCGTTCTTCCGGGGAGGGCACGGAGCTCGTCGTCGTACGCGATGTGTGTGTGGACACCGACCGGCGGCGTCTGGAGCGGGTGCTCGGCAATCTCGTGACCAACGCGCACAAGCACGGGCGGTCGCCGGTCGTCGTGACCGTGGACGGTCCCGTCGTCTCCGTGCGGGACCACGGCGACGGCTATCCGGAGTACCTCGTGGAGCACGGGCCGCAGCGCTTCCGCACCGAGGGCACCAGCAAGGGGACGAGCAAGGGCCACGGGCTCGGGCTGACCATCGCGCTCGGCCAGGCGGCGGTCCTCGGCGCGCGGCTGACCTTCTCCAACGCAGCGGACGGCGGGGCGGTGGCGACGCTGCGGCTGCCGTACGAGACGACCGGGGACGGCGAGGAGACGGGCGCCGCGCACGACGGAACGTGA
- a CDS encoding class F sortase, giving the protein MAPRTPDTTEAPAPRPRRTARIAAAGALAAALGIGLIACGQSGGGTGAPAPDVKVHNAATAQAQQAVAPLKASRPTGLRIPAAGVDATSMLDLGVGADQELAVPPVDKADEPGWWTGGVTPGEKGPAVIVAHYDTANGPALLKNVAKVKVGDTVEVPRADGSTATFEVREIQQVDKKDFPTNKVYGATDRPELRLLTCGGPIVDGHRSDNIILYADLVT; this is encoded by the coding sequence ATGGCCCCCCGCACGCCCGACACGACCGAGGCACCCGCCCCCCGCCCCCGACGTACCGCCCGCATCGCCGCCGCCGGAGCCCTCGCCGCCGCCCTCGGCATCGGTCTGATCGCCTGCGGGCAGAGCGGCGGCGGCACGGGCGCCCCGGCGCCCGATGTGAAGGTCCACAACGCCGCGACCGCGCAGGCCCAGCAGGCCGTCGCGCCGCTGAAGGCGTCCAGGCCGACCGGGCTGCGCATCCCCGCCGCGGGCGTCGACGCCACGTCGATGCTCGACCTCGGCGTGGGCGCGGACCAGGAGCTCGCCGTGCCGCCCGTGGACAAGGCGGACGAGCCGGGCTGGTGGACCGGTGGGGTCACGCCGGGCGAGAAGGGGCCCGCCGTGATCGTCGCGCACTACGACACGGCGAACGGTCCTGCGCTCCTGAAGAACGTCGCGAAGGTGAAGGTCGGCGACACTGTCGAGGTGCCCCGCGCGGACGGCAGCACGGCCACGTTCGAGGTGCGGGAGATCCAGCAGGTCGACAAGAAAGACTTCCCCACCAATAAGGTGTACGGGGCGACCGACCGACCCGAGCTGCGCCTGCTGACCTGCGGCGGACCCATCGTGGACGGTCACCGCTCGGACAACATCATTCTCTACGCCGACCTGGTGACGTAA